The proteins below are encoded in one region of Corynebacterium sphenisci DSM 44792:
- a CDS encoding bifunctional [glutamine synthetase] adenylyltransferase/[glutamine synthetase]-adenylyl-L-tyrosine phosphorylase, giving the protein MTNRPRTSRSTLPTPAALGMAGGERTLADLRALGWYDDDGLELLWGLAGASDPDLALNAMVRLKEALDAGRESGELPEWAGWAALDAALRGTVAMRTRVFALLGGSAALGDHLVANPAQWPTLAEELPTRAEMFRGMLGAVAAEPEVAAAGDGADDPGAGAAEPAGPAPDGSGPGLYRAGVDGVDAERALRRAYRNLLLRIAAVDLAGTYPRGPRRPGQPPVPFAELTGMLSDLADAALTASLAVAVARTHPSRPVTGRLAVLAMGKCGARELNYISDVDVIFVAEPADNRATRLAGEFVRVSCRCFFEVDAALRPEGKSGALVRTLDSHIAYYRRWASTWEFQALLKARPMTGDMALGRAYVAALAPMVWEASQRESFVDDVQAMRVRVIDNVPEELRERELKLGPGGLRDVEFAVQLLQMVHGRYDPTLRGTATVDALEALVEAGYIGREDGAAMIDSYEFMRLLEHRLQLQRMRRTHTLPEAGDAHGRRWLARAAGIRAAGSDDHGTALDREVRATALGIRSLHNKLFYRPLLNSVVEQDIGTLQLSADAAKRQLAVLGYRYPDRAFEHLSALAAGGSRKARIQAMLLPTLMEWLSGTPDPDAGLLNYRRLSDALHEKPWFLRMLRDEGIVGRRLMHVLGTSPYVAGLLLAAPDAVKLYGDGAHGPKLLDADPTTVCRSLVAAAGRYEDPDRAISVARALRRAELARVASADLLGLMEVREVCRSLSLVWDAVLEAALQAEIRGWARDAAADPDAGAAAPPATISVIGMGRLGGAELGYGSDADVMFVCEVAEGAEETEAVRWATGICERMRRRLARPSQDPPLEVDLDLRPEGRSGPPVRTLHSYLRYYERWGETWELQALLRATWIAGDADLGRRFLEGVDPFRYPAGGVPEATIREVRRMKARVDDERLPRGANRRTHTKLGSGALTDIEWTVQLLTFQHAHEVPALHDTSTLRCLDALEEAGTLAAADVAHLRTAWLTATRARNALVLARGKRTDQLPQPGPHLAHVAAAAGWDHRDSTGFMEHYLRVTRLSRKVVDRVFWGEEAPDYH; this is encoded by the coding sequence GTGACGAATCGCCCGCGGACCTCGCGAAGCACCCTGCCCACCCCGGCGGCGCTCGGCATGGCCGGCGGGGAGCGCACCCTGGCCGATCTGCGCGCCCTGGGCTGGTACGACGATGACGGCCTGGAGCTGCTCTGGGGCCTGGCCGGAGCCTCGGACCCGGATCTGGCGCTCAACGCCATGGTGCGGCTGAAGGAGGCCCTCGACGCCGGGCGGGAATCCGGGGAGCTGCCCGAATGGGCGGGCTGGGCGGCCCTCGACGCGGCGCTGCGCGGCACCGTGGCGATGCGCACCCGGGTGTTCGCCCTGCTCGGCGGGTCCGCGGCGCTGGGCGATCATCTGGTGGCCAATCCGGCGCAGTGGCCGACCCTGGCCGAGGAGCTGCCCACCCGGGCGGAGATGTTCCGGGGCATGCTCGGCGCGGTGGCGGCGGAGCCGGAGGTCGCCGCCGCCGGGGACGGCGCGGACGATCCCGGCGCCGGGGCCGCGGAGCCGGCGGGGCCCGCCCCGGACGGCTCGGGCCCGGGGCTGTACCGGGCCGGGGTGGACGGGGTGGACGCGGAGCGGGCGCTGCGCCGGGCCTACCGCAACCTGCTGCTGCGGATCGCCGCGGTGGACCTGGCCGGCACCTACCCGCGCGGGCCGCGCCGGCCCGGGCAGCCCCCGGTGCCCTTCGCGGAGCTCACCGGGATGCTCTCCGATCTCGCCGATGCGGCGCTGACCGCCTCCCTGGCGGTGGCGGTGGCGCGCACCCACCCCTCCCGGCCGGTGACCGGCCGGCTGGCGGTGCTGGCGATGGGCAAATGCGGCGCCCGGGAGCTGAACTACATCTCCGACGTGGACGTCATCTTCGTCGCCGAACCCGCCGACAACCGGGCCACCCGGCTGGCCGGGGAGTTCGTCCGGGTGTCCTGCCGCTGCTTTTTCGAGGTGGATGCGGCGCTGCGCCCGGAGGGCAAGTCCGGGGCGCTGGTGCGCACCCTGGACTCGCATATCGCCTACTACCGGCGCTGGGCGAGCACCTGGGAGTTCCAGGCGCTGCTGAAGGCCCGGCCGATGACCGGGGACATGGCCCTGGGCCGGGCCTACGTGGCGGCCCTGGCGCCGATGGTGTGGGAGGCCTCCCAGCGGGAGTCCTTCGTCGACGATGTGCAGGCGATGCGGGTGCGGGTCATCGACAACGTGCCCGAGGAGCTGCGCGAGCGGGAGCTCAAGCTCGGCCCCGGGGGTCTGCGCGACGTGGAGTTCGCGGTGCAGCTGCTGCAGATGGTGCACGGCCGCTATGACCCGACGCTGCGCGGCACCGCCACCGTGGACGCCCTGGAGGCGCTGGTGGAGGCCGGCTACATCGGCCGCGAGGACGGGGCGGCGATGATCGACTCCTACGAGTTCATGCGGCTGCTGGAGCACCGGCTGCAGCTGCAGCGGATGCGCCGCACGCACACCCTGCCGGAGGCCGGGGACGCGCACGGCCGGCGCTGGCTGGCCCGGGCCGCCGGGATCCGCGCCGCCGGCTCCGACGACCACGGCACCGCCCTGGACCGGGAGGTCCGCGCCACCGCGCTGGGCATTCGCAGCCTGCACAACAAGCTGTTCTACCGGCCGCTGCTCAACTCCGTGGTGGAGCAGGACATCGGCACCCTGCAGCTGTCCGCGGACGCGGCGAAGCGGCAGCTGGCGGTGCTGGGCTACCGCTACCCGGACCGGGCCTTCGAGCACCTCTCCGCCCTGGCCGCCGGGGGCTCGCGCAAGGCCCGGATCCAGGCGATGCTGCTGCCCACCCTGATGGAGTGGCTCTCCGGCACCCCGGATCCGGACGCGGGGCTGCTCAACTACCGGCGGCTCTCCGATGCCCTGCACGAGAAGCCCTGGTTCCTGCGCATGCTGCGCGATGAGGGCATCGTGGGGCGCCGCCTGATGCACGTGCTGGGCACCTCCCCGTACGTGGCGGGGCTGCTGCTGGCCGCCCCGGACGCGGTGAAGCTCTACGGCGACGGGGCGCACGGGCCGAAGCTGCTGGACGCCGACCCGACCACGGTGTGCCGCTCCCTGGTCGCCGCCGCGGGCCGCTACGAGGACCCGGATCGGGCGATTTCGGTGGCCCGGGCGCTGCGCCGGGCGGAGCTGGCCCGGGTGGCCTCGGCGGATCTGCTGGGCCTGATGGAGGTCCGGGAGGTGTGCCGTTCGCTGTCCCTGGTCTGGGACGCGGTGCTGGAGGCGGCCCTGCAGGCGGAGATCCGCGGCTGGGCCCGGGACGCCGCCGCGGACCCCGACGCCGGTGCCGCGGCCCCGCCGGCGACCATCTCGGTGATCGGGATGGGCCGGCTCGGCGGGGCGGAGCTGGGCTACGGCTCCGATGCGGACGTGATGTTCGTCTGCGAGGTCGCCGAGGGCGCCGAGGAGACCGAGGCGGTGCGCTGGGCCACCGGGATCTGCGAGCGGATGCGCCGCCGGCTGGCCCGGCCCAGCCAGGACCCGCCCCTGGAGGTGGACCTGGACCTGCGCCCGGAGGGCCGCTCCGGGCCGCCGGTGCGCACCCTGCACAGCTACCTGCGCTACTACGAGCGCTGGGGGGAGACCTGGGAGCTGCAGGCGCTGCTGCGGGCGACCTGGATCGCCGGGGACGCCGATCTCGGCCGGCGTTTCCTGGAGGGCGTGGACCCCTTCCGCTACCCCGCGGGCGGGGTGCCGGAGGCCACCATCCGGGAGGTGCGCCGGATGAAGGCCCGGGTCGACGATGAGCGGCTGCCGCGCGGGGCGAACCGGCGCACGCACACTAAGCTCGGCTCCGGGGCGCTCACCGACATCGAGTGGACGGTGCAGCTGCTCACCTTCCAGCACGCCCACGAGGTGCCCGCGCTGCACGACACCTCCACGCTGCGCTGCCTGGACGCCCTGGAGGAGGCCGGCACCCTGGCCGCGGCGGACGTGGCGCATCTGCGTACCGCCTGGTTGACCGCCACCCGGGCCCGCAACGCGCTGGTGCTCGCCCGCGGCAAGCGCACCGACCAGCTGCCCCAGCCGGGCCCGCATCTGGCGCACGTCGCCGCCGCCGCGGGCTGGGATCACCGCGACTCCACCGGGTTCATGGAGCACTACCTGCGGGTGACCCGGCTGTCCCGGAAGGTGGTGGACCGGGTGTTCTGGGGCGAGGAGGCCCCGGACTACCACTAG
- a CDS encoding CYTH and CHAD domain-containing protein has translation MNATRAIEVEAKFAAGDDLPDPGLEELIGVAGVAAVGEPETIGLSAVYHDTDRLTLTRARCTLRRRTGGADAGWHLKTPAEAGRVEYGAPLGEPDAPPPAEVLAPVRALVRGRELSPIAVVDNTRRVTRLRDAAGAVLGEFCDDRVRARSLLPRGTATSWREWEFELAEDLAGDPRGAELLAAARELLLAAGATEAESPSKLATALGDSVRNVPAPDAPARPPKGTAARAVVDALAGNRDVLLDMDPRVRRDEFDSVHRMRVATRELRSHLRTFRGILGGERYELVAAELKALGRVLGAARDAEVVAERLAADLDREEARDLDEGIRAHLVEDIRRDYARAHRRVVLALDSDRYLRLLDELDALIADPPVQDGADAAGPAGPAAPAGEAGADDAGDAAGTGAEPVPGDPGTGAAKKAGKARKKAKRRERERTRATLLRHLEAAYAELIADHEAVAEAPDPAERDRRLHEVRKAAKKLRYSADAAKAAGVRTRGLRRACRELQTSLGEHQDAVTARAVLRRHARRARRLGRDTFGYGVLHQMEYAAGRAALADYDERIREIRRRHRRMIRGD, from the coding sequence ATGAACGCGACGAGGGCCATCGAGGTGGAGGCGAAGTTCGCCGCCGGGGACGATCTGCCGGACCCGGGGCTCGAGGAGCTGATCGGGGTGGCGGGGGTGGCCGCGGTCGGGGAGCCGGAGACCATCGGGCTCTCCGCGGTCTACCACGACACCGACCGGCTCACCCTCACCCGCGCCCGGTGCACCCTGCGCCGGCGCACCGGGGGCGCCGACGCCGGCTGGCATCTGAAGACCCCCGCCGAGGCCGGCCGGGTGGAGTACGGCGCGCCCCTGGGCGAGCCGGACGCGCCCCCGCCGGCGGAGGTGCTCGCCCCGGTGCGCGCCCTGGTGCGCGGCCGGGAGCTCTCCCCCATCGCGGTGGTGGACAACACCCGCCGGGTCACCCGGCTGCGCGACGCGGCCGGCGCCGTGCTCGGCGAGTTCTGCGATGACCGGGTGCGGGCGCGCTCCCTGCTGCCCAGGGGCACCGCGACCAGCTGGCGGGAATGGGAGTTCGAGCTCGCCGAGGACCTCGCCGGCGATCCCCGCGGCGCCGAGCTGCTGGCGGCGGCGCGGGAGCTGCTGCTGGCCGCCGGCGCCACCGAGGCGGAGAGCCCCTCGAAGCTGGCCACCGCGCTCGGCGACTCGGTGCGCAACGTGCCCGCCCCGGACGCCCCGGCGCGGCCGCCGAAGGGCACCGCGGCTCGGGCGGTGGTCGACGCGCTGGCCGGCAACCGGGACGTGCTGCTGGACATGGATCCGCGGGTGCGCCGCGACGAGTTCGACTCGGTGCACCGGATGCGGGTGGCCACCCGGGAGCTGCGCAGCCATCTGCGCACCTTCCGCGGGATCCTCGGCGGGGAGCGCTACGAGCTCGTCGCCGCGGAGCTGAAGGCGCTGGGCCGGGTGCTCGGCGCCGCCCGGGACGCGGAGGTGGTCGCCGAGCGGCTGGCGGCGGACCTGGACCGGGAGGAGGCCCGGGATCTCGATGAGGGGATCCGGGCGCATCTGGTCGAGGACATCCGCCGCGACTACGCCCGGGCGCACCGCCGGGTGGTGCTGGCCCTGGACTCGGATCGCTATCTGCGGCTGCTCGACGAGCTCGACGCGCTGATCGCGGATCCGCCGGTGCAGGACGGGGCCGACGCGGCCGGCCCGGCGGGGCCCGCCGCGCCGGCCGGGGAGGCCGGGGCGGACGACGCCGGGGACGCGGCCGGGACCGGGGCGGAGCCGGTCCCGGGGGATCCGGGCACGGGGGCCGCGAAGAAGGCCGGGAAGGCCCGGAAGAAGGCCAAGCGCCGGGAGCGGGAGCGCACCCGGGCCACCCTGCTGCGCCATCTCGAGGCCGCCTACGCCGAGCTCATCGCCGACCATGAGGCCGTCGCCGAGGCGCCCGACCCGGCGGAGCGGGATCGGCGGCTGCACGAGGTGCGCAAGGCGGCGAAGAAGCTGCGCTACTCCGCGGACGCGGCGAAGGCCGCCGGGGTGCGCACCCGGGGGCTGCGCCGGGCCTGCCGGGAGCTGCAGACCAGCCTCGGCGAGCACCAGGACGCGGTCACCGCCCGGGCGGTGCTGCGCCGGCACGCCCGCCGGGCCCGCCGGCTGGGCCGGGACACCTTCGGCTACGGGGTGCTGCACCAGATGGAGTACGCCGCCGGGCGGGCGGCGCTGGCCGACTACGACGAGCGGATCCGGGAGATCCGCCGCCGGCACCGGAGGATGATCCGGGGGGACTGA
- a CDS encoding histidine phosphatase family protein, producing MSAAGAAAAPGWTGATGAPTRLVLLRHGQTAMSVDRRYSGSASDPGLTELGHAQARAAARRLAGAGWRFAAVVSSPQRRARATAGHAAAALGLEVEVDEDLRETDFGSWEGLTFAEAAARDPRRHADWLADPTLAPPGGEAFAEVDARVRAARGRLAGRGPADLLVVSHVTPIKALLRQGLGVGFELFVNLHLDLASVSVAEFYADGPTSVTLVNDTGHLG from the coding sequence GTGAGCGCCGCCGGGGCCGCGGCCGCGCCGGGCTGGACCGGGGCGACGGGGGCGCCCACCCGGCTGGTGCTGCTGCGCCACGGGCAGACGGCGATGAGCGTGGACCGGCGCTACTCCGGCTCCGCCTCCGACCCGGGGCTCACCGAGCTCGGCCACGCCCAGGCCCGCGCGGCGGCGCGCCGCCTGGCCGGGGCCGGCTGGCGGTTCGCCGCCGTGGTGAGCTCCCCGCAGCGCCGGGCCCGGGCCACCGCCGGCCACGCCGCGGCGGCGCTCGGCCTGGAGGTGGAGGTCGACGAGGATCTGCGGGAGACCGACTTCGGCTCCTGGGAGGGGCTCACCTTCGCCGAGGCCGCCGCCCGGGACCCGCGCCGGCACGCCGACTGGCTGGCCGACCCGACACTGGCCCCGCCCGGCGGGGAGGCCTTCGCCGAGGTCGACGCCCGGGTGCGCGCCGCCCGGGGGCGCCTGGCCGGCCGGGGGCCGGCGGATCTGCTCGTGGTCAGCCACGTCACCCCGATCAAGGCGCTGCTGCGGCAGGGCCTGGGGGTGGGCTTCGAGCTCTTCGTCAACCTGCACCTGGATCTCGCCTCGGTGAGCGTCGCCGAGTTCTACGCGGACGGGCCCACCTCGGTGACCCTGGTCAACGACACCGGGCACCTGGGGTAG
- the panB gene encoding 3-methyl-2-oxobutanoate hydroxymethyltransferase, with protein sequence MSAKQTRLHDLARWKSERRRWAMLTAYDYSTARAFAEAGIEVLLVGDSAANVVYGMGTTAEVTLEELIPLARAVVRGAPRALVVADLPFGSYEASDAQAVLSAARMMRESGAHMVKIEGGERIAPRIRALVAAGIPVMAHIGFTPQSVHALGGFRVQGRGAAAEALRADAAAVQAAGAAAVVLEMVPGALAAEITADLAIPTVGIGAGADCDAQVLVWQDMLGVPEDGRRPSFSHVFAEAGRAMTEGARAYREAVEAGDFPTAGHTFDG encoded by the coding sequence ATGAGCGCGAAGCAGACCCGACTCCATGACCTCGCCCGCTGGAAGTCCGAGCGCCGCCGCTGGGCGATGCTCACCGCCTACGACTACTCCACCGCCCGCGCCTTCGCCGAGGCCGGGATCGAGGTGCTGCTGGTGGGCGATTCCGCCGCGAACGTGGTCTACGGCATGGGCACCACCGCCGAGGTCACCCTCGAGGAGCTCATCCCGCTGGCCCGGGCGGTGGTGCGCGGCGCCCCGCGGGCCCTGGTCGTCGCGGATCTGCCCTTCGGCAGCTACGAGGCCTCCGATGCGCAGGCGGTGCTCTCCGCGGCCCGGATGATGCGCGAATCCGGGGCGCACATGGTCAAGATCGAGGGCGGGGAGCGGATCGCCCCCCGGATCCGGGCGCTGGTCGCCGCGGGCATCCCGGTGATGGCGCATATCGGCTTCACCCCGCAGTCCGTGCACGCCCTGGGCGGGTTCCGGGTGCAGGGCCGCGGCGCCGCCGCCGAGGCGCTGCGCGCCGACGCGGCGGCGGTGCAGGCCGCCGGGGCGGCGGCGGTGGTGCTGGAGATGGTGCCCGGGGCGCTGGCCGCGGAGATCACCGCCGACCTGGCGATCCCCACCGTCGGCATCGGCGCCGGGGCGGACTGCGATGCCCAGGTGCTGGTCTGGCAGGACATGCTGGGGGTGCCCGAGGACGGCCGCCGGCCCAGCTTCAGCCACGTCTTCGCCGAGGCGGGCCGGGCGATGACCGAGGGCGCCCGCGCCTACCGGGAGGCCGTGGAGGCCGGGGACTTCCCCACCGCCGGGCACACCTTCGACGGCTGA
- a CDS encoding zinc ribbon domain-containing protein produces MRIDPALQVRLLDLSTCRTRLDGIAARRESLPERAEWTRLQAEAARSRTDSARARLAAKDLGMDLRRLEADLEKMRRREADDRRVLGAVGDARTRRDIEHDLRSTARRREALEARIAEVRDHRDALQMHAGAAGGDVDDRLAAARRALDAADAALVAEREELTAEAARLRAGVEPGLLARYDALEEEVGIAVARLAGRQCRSCFMDLDPATLREFAALDVDEVAVCPECLCWLVRPETIEAGRR; encoded by the coding sequence ATGAGGATCGACCCCGCGCTGCAGGTGCGGCTGCTGGACCTGTCCACCTGCCGCACCCGCCTCGACGGCATCGCCGCCCGCCGGGAATCGCTGCCCGAGCGCGCCGAGTGGACCCGGCTGCAGGCCGAGGCCGCGCGCAGCCGCACCGACTCCGCCCGGGCCCGGCTGGCCGCCAAGGACCTGGGCATGGACCTGCGCCGGCTGGAGGCGGATCTGGAGAAGATGCGCCGCCGGGAGGCCGATGACCGCCGGGTGCTCGGCGCCGTCGGCGACGCCCGCACCCGCCGGGACATCGAGCACGATCTGCGCTCCACCGCCCGCCGCCGGGAGGCCCTGGAGGCCCGGATCGCCGAGGTGCGCGACCACCGCGACGCCCTGCAGATGCACGCCGGGGCCGCCGGCGGGGACGTCGACGACCGCCTCGCCGCGGCCCGGCGGGCCCTGGACGCCGCGGACGCGGCCCTGGTCGCCGAACGCGAGGAGCTCACCGCCGAGGCCGCCCGGCTGCGCGCCGGGGTGGAGCCGGGGCTGCTCGCCCGCTACGACGCCCTGGAGGAGGAGGTCGGCATCGCGGTGGCCCGGCTCGCCGGCCGGCAGTGCCGCAGCTGCTTCATGGACCTGGACCCGGCCACGCTGCGCGAATTCGCCGCCCTGGACGTCGACGAGGTCGCGGTGTGCCCGGAGTGCCTGTGCTGGCTGGTGCGCCCGGAGACCATCGAGGCGGGCCGCCGGTGA
- a CDS encoding L,D-transpeptidase: protein MRGRGGRRRSGGGLPAAAAAFRRRTGVGADAALVALAGVITLVVAGGLALGGERDITAPGEPTTPAALPEPEVERIVAEYTTGVRLPYPRNMALADVIDGGGFADAEQVRRAVDGQLAQWNLRADGTLVRNDCPPEARACVDLDNRLAWLQDAGGVFYGPVPTIGGPEAEPTPRGSFRVLWKNVDDISERYGQRLPFAVYFTDNGIAFHEGPLAENSHGCLHLAHQDAPTFFERLNEGDLVVIM from the coding sequence GTGCGCGGCCGCGGCGGCCGCCGCCGATCCGGCGGGGGCCTGCCCGCCGCCGCGGCGGCCTTCCGCCGGCGCACCGGCGTCGGCGCGGACGCCGCCCTGGTGGCGCTGGCCGGGGTGATCACCCTGGTCGTCGCCGGCGGCCTGGCCCTCGGCGGGGAGCGGGACATCACCGCCCCGGGCGAGCCGACCACCCCGGCGGCGCTGCCGGAGCCCGAGGTGGAGCGGATCGTCGCCGAGTACACCACCGGGGTGCGGCTGCCGTATCCGCGCAACATGGCCCTGGCCGACGTCATCGACGGCGGCGGCTTCGCCGATGCGGAGCAGGTGCGCCGGGCCGTGGACGGGCAGCTGGCGCAGTGGAACCTGCGCGCCGACGGCACCCTGGTGCGCAATGACTGCCCCCCGGAGGCCCGCGCCTGCGTGGACCTGGACAACCGGCTGGCCTGGCTGCAGGACGCCGGGGGCGTGTTCTACGGGCCGGTGCCCACCATCGGCGGCCCGGAGGCCGAGCCCACCCCCCGGGGGTCCTTCCGGGTGCTGTGGAAGAACGTCGACGACATCAGCGAGCGCTACGGGCAGCGGCTGCCCTTCGCGGTGTACTTCACCGACAACGGGATCGCCTTCCACGAGGGCCCGCTGGCGGAGAACTCGCACGGCTGCCTGCACCTGGCCCACCAGGATGCGCCGACCTTCTTCGAGCGGCTCAACGAGGGCGACCTGGTCGTCATCATGTGA
- a CDS encoding glutamine synthetase family protein, with translation MDRQQEFVLRTVEEREIKFIRLWFTDIQGYLKSVAVSPAELEGAFEEGIGFDGSAIEGFSRVSEADTIAKPDPSTFQVLPWRQDDEQPHSARMFCDIVMPDGQPSWADPRHVLRGQIRAAAEQGLSPLVHPEIEFFLVESLDTGGRPPVPADGGGYFDQAVHEKAPHFRRDAITALEAMGIQVEYSHHEGAPGQQEIDLRYADALAMADNIMTFRYLVKRVAMDNGVRATFMPKPFADQPGSAMHTHMSLFEGDENAFNDPDDEFQLSRTARGFIAGVLTHANEISAVTNQWVNSYKRTVFGAEAPTAATWGMANRSAMVRVPMYSPGKASSRRVEIRSIDSACNPYLAFSVVLAAGLRGITEGYELPPQAEDNISEMTLRERRALGYRDLPTSLEEALREMERSELVADTLGDHVYEFFLRNKWRECREYQSQVTPWELRANLDY, from the coding sequence ATGGACCGCCAACAGGAATTCGTGCTGCGCACCGTCGAGGAACGCGAGATCAAGTTCATCCGGCTCTGGTTCACCGACATCCAGGGCTACCTGAAGTCCGTGGCGGTGTCCCCCGCGGAGCTGGAGGGCGCCTTCGAGGAGGGCATCGGCTTCGACGGCTCCGCCATCGAGGGCTTCTCCCGGGTCTCCGAGGCCGACACCATCGCCAAGCCGGATCCCTCCACCTTCCAGGTGCTGCCCTGGCGCCAGGATGACGAGCAGCCCCATTCGGCCCGGATGTTCTGCGATATCGTGATGCCCGACGGCCAGCCCAGCTGGGCGGATCCGCGCCATGTGCTGCGCGGCCAGATCCGGGCCGCCGCGGAGCAGGGGCTGAGCCCCCTGGTGCACCCGGAGATCGAGTTCTTCCTGGTGGAGAGCCTGGACACGGGGGGCCGGCCGCCGGTGCCGGCCGACGGCGGCGGCTATTTCGACCAGGCGGTGCACGAGAAGGCCCCGCATTTCCGGCGCGACGCGATCACCGCCCTGGAGGCGATGGGCATCCAGGTGGAGTACTCCCACCACGAGGGCGCCCCGGGTCAGCAGGAGATCGACCTGCGCTACGCCGATGCGCTGGCCATGGCGGACAACATCATGACCTTCCGCTACCTGGTGAAGCGGGTGGCGATGGACAACGGGGTGCGCGCGACGTTCATGCCGAAGCCCTTCGCCGACCAGCCCGGCTCGGCGATGCACACGCACATGTCCCTGTTCGAGGGCGACGAGAACGCCTTCAACGACCCCGATGACGAGTTCCAGCTCTCCCGCACCGCGCGCGGGTTCATCGCCGGGGTGCTCACCCACGCCAACGAGATCTCGGCGGTGACCAACCAGTGGGTGAACTCCTACAAGCGCACCGTCTTCGGCGCGGAGGCGCCGACCGCGGCGACCTGGGGGATGGCGAACCGCTCGGCGATGGTGCGGGTGCCGATGTACTCCCCGGGCAAGGCCTCCTCCCGGCGGGTGGAGATCCGCTCCATCGACTCGGCGTGCAACCCCTACCTGGCCTTCTCGGTGGTGCTCGCCGCGGGCCTGCGCGGGATCACCGAGGGCTACGAGCTGCCCCCGCAGGCGGAGGACAACATCTCGGAGATGACCCTGCGGGAGCGCCGGGCGCTGGGCTACCGGGATCTGCCGACCTCCCTGGAGGAGGCGCTGCGCGAGATGGAGCGCTCCGAGCTGGTGGCGGACACCCTCGGCGATCACGTCTACGAGTTCTTCCTGCGCAACAAGTGGCGGGAATGCCGCGAGTACCAGTCCCAGGTCACCCCCTGGGAGCTGCGCGCGAACCTGGACTACTGA
- a CDS encoding TrpB-like pyridoxal phosphate-dependent enzyme yields MTKAVLPESLMPTHWYNLAADFPEPMPPHLHPGTGEPLAPEDMTPLFATGLVEQEFSRERYIEIPEPVRDIYRLWRPSPLARAPRLERALGTSARIYFKNESVSPIGSHKPNTSIAQAYYNRVDGITKLTTETGAGQWGASLAFAGQFFDQEVEVWQVRASYDSKPYRRMLMHVYGATVHPSPSDLTEAGRAMLAKDPDTPGSLGMAVSEAIEVAVGTEGARYSLGSVLNHVMLHQTIIGQEAIRQLEMFGEDAGPDIVIGCAGGGSNLAGLSFPFIGANIRGETAARILAVEPARCPSLTKGEYRYDHGDVAGLTPLLKMHTLGRDFVPDPIHAGGLRYHAMAPMVSHAVETGLMEARSITQEEAFAAGILFARTEGTVPAPESNHAIAAAVAEARRHTGEPGSGPVILIGLSGNGFLDLPAYDQFL; encoded by the coding sequence ATGACCAAGGCGGTGCTGCCCGAGTCGCTGATGCCGACGCACTGGTACAACCTCGCCGCGGACTTCCCCGAGCCGATGCCGCCGCATCTGCACCCGGGCACCGGCGAACCCCTCGCCCCGGAGGACATGACCCCGCTGTTCGCCACCGGACTGGTCGAGCAGGAGTTCTCCCGGGAGCGCTATATCGAGATCCCGGAGCCGGTGCGCGACATCTACCGGCTGTGGCGGCCCTCCCCGCTGGCCCGGGCGCCCCGGCTGGAGCGCGCCCTGGGCACCTCGGCGCGGATCTACTTCAAGAACGAGTCGGTCTCCCCCATCGGCTCGCATAAGCCGAACACCTCGATCGCCCAGGCGTACTACAACCGGGTCGACGGGATCACCAAGCTGACCACGGAGACCGGCGCCGGCCAGTGGGGCGCCTCCCTGGCCTTCGCCGGCCAGTTCTTCGACCAGGAGGTCGAGGTCTGGCAGGTGCGCGCCTCCTACGACTCCAAGCCCTACCGGCGGATGCTCATGCACGTCTACGGCGCCACCGTGCACCCCTCCCCCTCCGACCTCACCGAGGCCGGCCGGGCGATGCTGGCCAAGGACCCGGACACCCCCGGGTCGCTGGGCATGGCGGTCTCCGAGGCGATCGAGGTCGCGGTGGGCACCGAGGGCGCCCGGTACTCCCTGGGCTCGGTGCTCAACCACGTGATGCTGCACCAGACGATCATCGGCCAGGAGGCGATCCGGCAGCTGGAGATGTTCGGCGAGGACGCCGGCCCGGACATCGTGATCGGCTGCGCGGGCGGCGGCTCCAACCTCGCCGGGCTGTCCTTCCCCTTCATCGGGGCGAACATCCGCGGCGAGACCGCCGCCCGGATCCTCGCCGTGGAGCCGGCCCGCTGCCCCTCCCTGACCAAGGGCGAGTACCGCTACGACCACGGCGACGTCGCCGGGCTGACCCCGCTGCTGAAGATGCACACCCTGGGCCGGGACTTCGTCCCGGATCCGATCCACGCCGGCGGGCTGCGCTACCACGCGATGGCCCCGATGGTCTCCCATGCGGTGGAGACCGGGCTGATGGAGGCCCGCTCGATCACCCAGGAGGAGGCCTTCGCCGCCGGGATCCTCTTCGCCCGCACCGAGGGCACCGTGCCCGCCCCGGAGTCCAACCACGCCATCGCCGCCGCGGTGGCGGAGGCCCGCCGGCACACCGGGGAGCCCGGCTCCGGCCCGGTGATCCTGATCGGCCTGTCCGGCAACGGGTTCCTGGACCTGCCCGCCTACGACCAGTTCCTGTAG